The following are encoded together in the Deinococcus soli (ex Cha et al. 2016) genome:
- the sufD gene encoding Fe-S cluster assembly protein SufD — MTQFNDQLAQVQGPEWLSAKRRESLELFTTLDVPQESVEAWKYTRVDVDFDALRPHGKRDVVSDVSALPASVQERLSGTDVGAFLVLDGPDVVYRTELPAELAAKGVIFTDLKTAVEQHADKVQQYLYSVVPAEVPDDTTIAAPGTTPSKSPDPSEGKFSALAAALWTNGAFVYVPRGVEVELPLGSFRVMSEAGTYTATRTLVVAEENAQVTFIDEQDSAPLPGTYAIGAVELVVKDGARVRYVSIQNWGEGVTHIQRQRGDVGRDATLNSLVVTMGGTLSRTEMQSYLRGQGADSEMLALYFANADQHFDHYTLQHHAAANAHSDLLYKGVNNDQAVGVFSGMIKVDLGAQKTDAYQKHRTLMLSSEARNYSVPQLEINANDVRCSHGSTTSPVDQEALFFLRSRGISKETAEKMLVTAFLEDVLGRVPLASVVKYIEGIIAKKVGAA; from the coding sequence ATGACTCAATTCAATGATCAACTGGCGCAGGTGCAGGGGCCCGAGTGGCTGAGCGCGAAGCGCAGGGAAAGCCTGGAGCTGTTCACGACGCTGGACGTCCCGCAGGAGTCGGTGGAGGCGTGGAAGTACACGCGCGTGGACGTCGATTTCGACGCGCTGCGCCCGCACGGCAAGCGGGACGTGGTCTCGGACGTGTCGGCGCTGCCCGCGAGCGTGCAGGAGCGCCTGAGCGGCACGGACGTGGGCGCGTTCCTCGTGCTGGACGGTCCGGACGTGGTGTACCGCACGGAACTCCCGGCGGAACTGGCCGCGAAGGGCGTGATCTTCACCGATCTGAAGACGGCGGTAGAGCAGCACGCGGACAAGGTGCAGCAGTACCTCTACAGCGTGGTGCCGGCCGAGGTGCCGGACGACACGACGATCGCCGCGCCGGGCACGACGCCCAGCAAGAGCCCGGATCCCAGCGAAGGGAAATTCAGTGCGCTGGCGGCGGCCCTGTGGACGAACGGCGCGTTCGTGTACGTGCCGCGCGGCGTGGAGGTCGAACTGCCCCTGGGGTCCTTCCGCGTGATGAGTGAGGCCGGGACGTACACCGCGACCCGCACGCTGGTCGTGGCCGAGGAGAACGCCCAGGTGACGTTCATTGACGAGCAGGACAGCGCCCCTCTGCCCGGCACGTACGCGATCGGCGCGGTGGAACTCGTGGTGAAGGACGGCGCGCGCGTCCGGTACGTCAGCATCCAGAACTGGGGTGAGGGTGTCACGCACATCCAGCGTCAGCGTGGGGACGTGGGCCGCGACGCGACCCTGAATTCCCTGGTCGTCACGATGGGCGGCACCCTGAGCCGCACCGAGATGCAGTCCTACCTGCGCGGGCAGGGCGCGGACAGCGAGATGCTGGCCCTGTACTTCGCGAACGCCGACCAGCACTTCGATCACTACACCCTCCAGCACCACGCCGCCGCGAACGCGCACAGCGACCTGCTGTACAAGGGCGTGAACAACGACCAGGCGGTCGGGGTGTTCAGCGGCATGATCAAGGTGGACCTGGGCGCGCAGAAGACCGACGCGTACCAGAAGCACCGCACCCTGATGCTCAGCAGCGAGGCCCGCAACTACAGCGTCCCGCAGCTGGAGATCAACGCGAACGACGTGCGGTGCAGCCACGGCAGCACCACCAGCCCCGTCGATCAGGAGGCGCTGTTCTTCCTGCGCTCGCGCGGCATCAGCAAGGAAACCGCCGAGAAGATGCTCGTCACGGCGTTCTTGGAGGACGTGCTGGGCCGCGTGCCCCTGGCCAGCGTCGTGAAGTACATCGAGGGCATCATCGCTAAGAAGGTCGGCGCGGCGTAA
- a CDS encoding acetate--CoA ligase, protein MDPALLSHPLVLPTPTLSAAAPVSPQDAARLRALDPQAYWLEIARELSWVTPPTTALNGTLGHFEYFPGATGNVSTNCLDRHPPERVALRYEREDGLRETWTFGALTDATARFAAALEDLGVTKGDRVAIYLGNVPEAFIAIHACYRIGAIYSVIFAGFSASAVRDRLEDAQPKVVVCTDATLRRGKVVPLRDTLHEALGGLDAQVIVARRVEPGAPLRPGDLDFHALLDATTRRADPAALDANDPGFIIYTSGTTSKPKGLVHAGLGFLTGAYANVKWALNLHPGDEYWCTADVGWLTFPIFALVGGLAHGATHVIYEGSIDTPTPARPYEIIGRYGVTKVFTAPTALRMLRRAGDDALRGQNLDSLHLIGLVGEPLDPETWHWTHRTLGQERVFVNNTYGQTETGTAWAGSMVGLTATRPGACGHPLPGYRARVVRDDGQEAAPGELGALTLTEPFPCLARTVWGDHDRYVQTYLADFPGAYAASDAALLDHDGQLWVTGRLDDVMNIAGHRIGTMEMEAALITHPTVSEAAVVAMPDDVKGAVPVAFVVPRGDAQDSPELQRELAEAVVRGVGAIARPARVIVTPTVPRTRSGKIMRRVLRDLLVTGETRGDLTSLENPDAIDTVRERLRGGSTP, encoded by the coding sequence ATGGATCCTGCCCTGCTGTCCCACCCGCTGGTGCTCCCCACCCCCACCCTGTCCGCCGCCGCACCCGTGTCCCCCCAGGACGCCGCGCGGCTGCGCGCCCTCGACCCGCAGGCCTACTGGCTGGAGATCGCCCGGGAACTCAGCTGGGTCACGCCGCCCACCACCGCCCTGAACGGCACACTGGGCCACTTCGAGTACTTCCCCGGCGCGACCGGGAACGTCAGCACAAACTGCCTCGACCGCCACCCCCCGGAGCGCGTGGCGCTGCGCTACGAACGCGAGGACGGCCTGAGAGAAACCTGGACGTTCGGCGCGCTGACCGACGCCACCGCCCGCTTCGCCGCCGCGCTGGAAGACCTGGGCGTCACGAAGGGCGACCGGGTGGCGATCTACCTGGGGAACGTCCCGGAGGCGTTCATCGCCATTCACGCCTGCTACCGCATCGGGGCGATCTACTCGGTGATCTTCGCGGGCTTCAGCGCCTCGGCGGTACGCGACCGGCTGGAGGACGCGCAGCCGAAGGTCGTGGTGTGCACCGACGCCACCCTGCGGCGCGGGAAGGTCGTGCCCCTGCGCGACACCCTGCACGAGGCGCTGGGCGGCCTGGACGCGCAGGTCATCGTGGCCCGCCGCGTGGAACCCGGCGCGCCGCTGCGGCCCGGCGACCTGGACTTCCACGCGCTGCTGGACGCCACCACCCGCCGCGCCGACCCCGCCGCGCTGGACGCGAACGACCCGGGCTTCATCATCTACACCAGCGGCACCACCAGCAAACCCAAGGGCCTCGTGCACGCCGGGCTGGGCTTCCTGACCGGCGCGTACGCGAACGTGAAGTGGGCCCTGAACCTCCACCCCGGCGACGAGTACTGGTGCACGGCGGACGTGGGCTGGCTGACCTTCCCGATCTTCGCGCTTGTGGGCGGACTGGCGCACGGCGCGACCCACGTCATCTACGAGGGCAGCATCGACACGCCCACCCCGGCCCGCCCGTACGAGATCATCGGCCGGTACGGCGTGACGAAGGTCTTCACCGCGCCCACCGCCCTGCGGATGCTGCGCCGCGCCGGGGACGACGCGCTGCGCGGCCAGAACCTGGACAGCCTGCACCTGATCGGGCTGGTCGGCGAGCCGCTCGACCCGGAGACGTGGCACTGGACGCACCGCACCCTCGGGCAGGAACGGGTCTTCGTGAACAACACCTACGGGCAGACCGAGACCGGCACCGCCTGGGCAGGCAGCATGGTGGGCCTGACCGCCACCCGCCCCGGCGCGTGCGGGCACCCCCTGCCCGGCTACCGCGCCCGCGTCGTGCGGGACGACGGGCAGGAGGCCGCCCCGGGCGAACTGGGCGCCCTGACCCTCACCGAGCCGTTCCCCTGCCTGGCACGCACCGTGTGGGGCGACCACGACCGCTACGTGCAGACGTACCTCGCGGACTTCCCCGGCGCGTACGCTGCCAGCGACGCCGCCCTGCTCGACCACGACGGGCAGCTGTGGGTCACGGGCCGCCTGGACGACGTGATGAACATCGCCGGGCACCGCATCGGCACCATGGAGATGGAAGCCGCGCTCATCACGCACCCCACCGTCAGCGAGGCCGCCGTGGTCGCCATGCCCGACGACGTCAAGGGCGCCGTGCCGGTCGCGTTCGTGGTGCCGCGCGGGGACGCGCAGGACAGCCCCGAACTGCAACGCGAACTCGCCGAGGCCGTCGTGCGCGGCGTGGGCGCCATCGCCCGCCCGGCGCGCGTGATCGTGACCCCCACCGTGCCCCGCACCCGCAGCGGCAAGATCATGCGCCGCGTCCTGCGCGACCTGCTCGTGACCGGCGAGACGCGCGGCGACCTCACCAGCCTGGAAAATCCGGACGCCATCGACACGGTGCGCGAACGGCTGCGGGGCGGCAGCACGCCGTAA
- a CDS encoding pyridoxamine 5'-phosphate oxidase family protein, translated as MPGTLKDLARLMRGLDLCLLTTTTAYGHLGSRPMSNNGEVDYDGTSHFFTWQGSRAAQDIAKNKNVQLGFQSDKPFLFIAVQGDATLTTHRPTMAPHWQESLTQWFKDGLDTPGLTMITVKARRVNWWGEEEGELDLS; from the coding sequence ATGCCCGGCACCCTGAAAGACCTCGCGCGGCTCATGCGCGGCCTCGACCTCTGTCTCCTGACGACCACCACCGCATACGGCCACCTCGGCTCGCGCCCCATGAGCAACAACGGCGAGGTGGACTACGACGGCACCAGCCACTTCTTCACGTGGCAAGGCAGCCGCGCCGCGCAGGACATCGCGAAGAACAAGAACGTCCAGCTGGGCTTCCAGTCGGATAAACCCTTCCTGTTCATCGCCGTGCAGGGTGACGCGACCCTCACCACCCACCGCCCCACCATGGCCCCCCACTGGCAGGAGAGTCTCACGCAGTGGTTCAAGGACGGCCTGGACACCCCCGGCCTGACCATGATCACCGTGAAGGCCCGCCGCGTGAACTGGTGGGGCGAGGAAGAAGGCGAACTGGACCTGAGCTGA
- a CDS encoding aldo/keto reductase → MRTQKLGGSELMVPVVAVGCMRIDGMEQAAASRLIGTALEHGANFFDHADIYGAGRSEEVFADAVGMTSSVREGLILQSKCGIRPDLQTFDFSREHILASVDGILKRLRTEYLDVLLLHRPDALVEPEEVAAAFDQLEQEGKVRHFGVSNQHPRQIELLKKFVRQPLVANQLQLSITNATMITSGLNVNMENAEAVNRDGGVLDYCRLHDITVQPWSPFQFGFFEGVFIGHAKFPALNAKLDEMAAKYGVSSTTVAMAWLLRHPARMQPVTGTTTPERLADCLRAADVTLTREEWYGLLIAAGNTLP, encoded by the coding sequence ATGCGAACTCAGAAGCTGGGCGGAAGTGAGCTGATGGTGCCGGTGGTCGCGGTGGGCTGCATGCGCATCGACGGAATGGAGCAGGCGGCCGCGTCGCGGCTGATCGGGACGGCGCTGGAGCACGGCGCGAACTTCTTCGATCACGCCGACATCTACGGCGCGGGCCGCAGCGAGGAGGTGTTCGCGGATGCGGTCGGCATGACCTCCAGCGTCCGTGAGGGCCTGATCCTCCAGTCCAAGTGCGGGATTCGCCCCGACCTCCAGACCTTCGATTTCTCGCGGGAGCACATCCTGGCGTCGGTGGACGGCATCCTGAAGCGGCTGCGGACCGAGTACCTGGACGTGCTGCTGCTGCACCGCCCGGACGCGCTGGTGGAACCCGAGGAGGTCGCCGCCGCCTTCGACCAGCTGGAGCAGGAGGGCAAGGTGCGGCACTTCGGCGTGTCGAACCAGCACCCGCGCCAGATCGAGCTGCTGAAGAAGTTCGTGCGGCAGCCGCTGGTGGCGAACCAGCTGCAGCTGAGCATCACGAACGCCACGATGATCACCAGCGGCCTGAACGTGAACATGGAGAACGCCGAGGCCGTGAACCGCGACGGGGGCGTGCTGGACTACTGCCGCCTGCACGACATCACCGTGCAGCCCTGGTCGCCGTTCCAGTTCGGGTTCTTCGAGGGGGTGTTCATCGGGCACGCGAAGTTCCCCGCGCTGAACGCGAAACTGGACGAGATGGCCGCGAAGTACGGCGTGAGCAGCACGACGGTCGCCATGGCGTGGCTGCTGCGGCACCCGGCGCGGATGCAGCCGGTGACCGGCACGACCACCCCGGAGCGTCTGGCGGACTGCCTGCGCGCGGCGGACGTCACCCTGACGCGCGAGGAATGGTATGGCCTGCTGATCGCGGCCGGGAACACGCTGCCCTGA
- a CDS encoding MotA/TolQ/ExbB proton channel family protein, which translates to MTILDLVRAAGPLLWVLLALSVYVVYLSAARAQALARLGADARTLVERARAVTAESGPHAALAEVDRAAHPSPAAQVLRAGLARADRGVPAAESAMHSALLGEDARLYAGLGALGTAAQVAPLLGLLGTVIGMVRSFLVFSQTTAPTPAQLATGISEALINTAAGLIVAVIAYVARGALRARADRIMVQAEQVREDLPGWLTRPAPTPAPARADAPVPEVALTFGGAQ; encoded by the coding sequence ATGACCATCCTTGATCTGGTTCGCGCGGCCGGCCCGCTCCTGTGGGTGCTGCTGGCCCTGTCGGTCTACGTGGTCTACCTGAGCGCCGCCCGCGCCCAGGCCCTGGCCCGCCTGGGCGCCGACGCCCGCACGCTCGTGGAACGCGCCCGCGCCGTCACCGCCGAGAGCGGCCCGCACGCCGCGCTGGCCGAAGTGGACCGCGCCGCGCACCCCAGCCCCGCCGCGCAGGTCCTGCGCGCCGGACTGGCCCGCGCCGACCGGGGCGTGCCCGCCGCCGAAAGCGCCATGCACTCCGCGCTGCTGGGTGAAGACGCCCGCCTGTACGCCGGGCTGGGCGCGCTGGGCACCGCCGCGCAGGTGGCGCCCCTGCTGGGCCTGCTGGGCACCGTGATCGGCATGGTCCGCTCGTTCCTGGTGTTCAGCCAGACCACCGCGCCCACGCCCGCGCAGCTGGCGACCGGGATCAGCGAGGCGCTGATCAACACCGCCGCCGGGCTGATCGTCGCGGTAATCGCGTACGTGGCGCGCGGCGCGCTGCGCGCCCGCGCCGACCGGATCATGGTGCAGGCCGAGCAGGTGCGCGAGGACCTGCCCGGCTGGCTGACCCGCCCTGCGCCCACCCCGGCCCCCGCGCGCGCCGACGCGCCGGTACCGGAGGTCGCCCTGACCTTCGGTGGGGCGCAGTGA
- a CDS encoding ExbD/TolR family protein, translating into MTRPARRRFRGDHDPVTFDFAPMVDIVLLLLIFFFLTSTLGARQNALPLDLPRASSSVQETPDLPVVSVNRAGQVFLNGTATTLTRLGAQLRPLAAASGGMVGLRADERGSYGTVVGVMDEIKKAGGTRLALGTQTGKDEGAAP; encoded by the coding sequence GTGACCCGCCCCGCCCGCCGCCGCTTCCGCGGGGACCACGACCCGGTCACCTTTGACTTCGCGCCCATGGTGGACATCGTGCTGCTGCTGCTGATCTTCTTCTTCCTGACGAGCACGCTGGGCGCCCGGCAGAACGCCCTGCCGCTGGACCTGCCGCGCGCGAGCAGCAGCGTGCAGGAAACGCCGGATCTGCCGGTCGTGAGCGTGAACCGCGCCGGGCAGGTGTTCCTGAACGGGACAGCCACCACCCTCACCAGGCTGGGCGCGCAGCTGCGGCCCCTGGCGGCCGCGTCGGGCGGCATGGTGGGCCTGCGCGCCGACGAGCGCGGCAGCTACGGCACGGTCGTCGGCGTGATGGACGAGATCAAGAAAGCCGGCGGCACGCGGCTGGCCCTGGGCACGCAGACCGGAAAGGACGAAGGTGCGGCGCCGTGA
- a CDS encoding ATP-grasp domain-containing protein translates to MAMRVVFPADYFQARQPDGAFVDQAAAFAAHGWGVSTFAFDGDRVFRPALVPGETVLYRGWMLDEAGYRAFVGAVEAAGARVLTPPEAYLAAHHLPRWAPLLADVTPETVCFTDLDALPGALAALGWDGFFVKDFVKSLKTGAGSRITRPDQIGELLARMAHFRGQIEGGVCVRRVEALDPASEVRFFVRAGRAFGADGAAVPDLVRDVAGRITSPFFSVDIARRADGVQRVVEVGDGQVSDLVGWTPAQFMAVWAG, encoded by the coding sequence ATGGCGATGCGGGTGGTGTTCCCGGCGGATTACTTCCAGGCGCGGCAGCCGGACGGGGCGTTCGTGGATCAGGCGGCGGCGTTCGCGGCGCACGGGTGGGGCGTGTCTACCTTTGCGTTCGACGGGGACCGGGTGTTCCGCCCGGCCCTGGTGCCGGGTGAGACGGTGCTGTACCGGGGCTGGATGCTGGATGAGGCGGGGTACCGGGCGTTCGTGGGCGCGGTGGAGGCGGCGGGCGCGCGGGTACTGACCCCGCCGGAGGCGTATCTGGCGGCGCATCACCTGCCGCGCTGGGCGCCGCTGCTGGCGGACGTGACGCCGGAGACAGTGTGCTTCACGGATCTGGACGCCCTGCCGGGGGCGCTGGCGGCACTGGGCTGGGACGGGTTTTTCGTGAAGGACTTCGTGAAGTCCCTGAAGACCGGCGCGGGCAGCCGCATCACGCGGCCCGATCAGATCGGGGAGTTGCTGGCGCGCATGGCGCATTTCCGGGGGCAGATCGAGGGTGGGGTGTGCGTGCGCCGCGTGGAGGCGCTGGACCCGGCGTCGGAGGTGCGGTTTTTCGTGCGTGCGGGGCGGGCGTTCGGCGCTGATGGCGCGGCGGTGCCGGATCTGGTGCGGGACGTGGCCGGGCGGATCACCTCGCCGTTCTTCTCGGTGGATATTGCCCGGCGTGCCGATGGTGTGCAGCGCGTGGTGGAGGTTGGGGACGGGCAGGTGTCGGATCTGGTGGGCTGGACGCCCGCGCAGTTCATGGCGGTGTGGGCGGGCTGA
- a CDS encoding VOC family protein: MKLNHINLGVTDVPQAVEIFERFFGLRQADGMPRTDAMTFLLDDADSLISVFRAKDVVYPKVFHIGFLQDSPEQVRAIHAQLTQGGFTVPAPRENHGRLTFYFDAPFGVVIEVESFLG, translated from the coding sequence ATGAAACTCAATCACATCAATCTGGGCGTCACGGACGTACCGCAGGCGGTCGAGATCTTCGAGCGGTTCTTCGGGCTGCGGCAGGCGGACGGCATGCCCCGCACGGACGCGATGACGTTCCTGCTGGACGACGCGGATTCGCTGATCTCGGTCTTCCGGGCGAAGGACGTGGTGTACCCGAAGGTGTTCCACATCGGGTTCCTGCAGGACTCGCCGGAGCAGGTGAGGGCCATTCACGCGCAGCTGACCCAGGGTGGCTTCACGGTGCCCGCACCGCGTGAGAACCACGGTCGGCTCACTTTTTATTTTGACGCGCCGTTCGGCGTGGTGATCGAAGTCGAATCGTTCCTCGGCTGA
- the sufC gene encoding Fe-S cluster assembly ATPase SufC, with product MTHQLEIRNLHATVGDQPILKGINLTVPRGELHAIMGPNGNGKSTLAKVIVGDPEYTVTEGEILVDGQNILEMEPDERARLGVFLAFQYPVEIPGVTIANFLRLAMQARKAEGEEVSFTEFYGKLQSALKTLEWDESIVERYLNAGFSGGEKKRNEILQMLMLEPNYIIMDETDSGLDVDALKIVSKGVNSMRGENLGGLIITHYQRLLDYIVPDKVHIILDGKVVQTGGPELAKKMDTEGYDWVKELATA from the coding sequence ATGACCCACCAGCTCGAAATCCGCAACCTGCACGCCACCGTCGGCGACCAGCCCATCCTCAAAGGCATCAACCTGACCGTGCCCCGCGGCGAACTGCACGCCATCATGGGCCCCAACGGCAACGGCAAGAGCACCCTGGCCAAGGTCATCGTCGGCGACCCCGAATACACCGTCACCGAAGGCGAAATCCTCGTCGACGGCCAGAACATCCTCGAGATGGAACCCGACGAACGCGCCCGCCTCGGCGTCTTCCTGGCCTTCCAGTACCCCGTCGAGATCCCCGGCGTCACCATCGCCAACTTCCTGCGCCTCGCCATGCAGGCCCGCAAGGCCGAAGGCGAAGAAGTGAGCTTCACCGAGTTCTACGGCAAGCTCCAGAGCGCCCTGAAAACCCTGGAATGGGACGAGAGCATCGTCGAACGCTACCTGAACGCCGGCTTCAGCGGCGGCGAGAAGAAGCGCAACGAGATCCTCCAGATGCTCATGCTGGAACCCAACTACATCATCATGGACGAAACCGACAGCGGCCTCGACGTCGACGCCCTGAAGATCGTCTCCAAGGGCGTGAACAGCATGCGCGGCGAGAACCTCGGCGGCCTGATCATCACCCACTACCAGCGCCTGCTCGACTACATCGTGCCCGACAAGGTCCACATCATCCTCGACGGCAAGGTCGTCCAGACCGGCGGCCCCGAACTCGCCAAGAAGATGGACACCGAAGGCTACGACTGGGTCAAGGAACTCGCCACGGCGTAA
- the sufB gene encoding Fe-S cluster assembly protein SufB gives MTINPEVNEINATYEYGWSSPERYAIKAPKGLSRDVVEMISKAKDEPQWMLDFRLKALDIFLSKPMPEWGADLSGLNLDEIYYYIKPEGFNARSWDDVPADVKETFERLGIPEAERAALAGVGAQYESEMVYHNLKEEWEKLGVVFLSIEDGLKEYPELFREHFATIVPPEDNKFAAVNSAVWSGGSFVYVPKGVKVDIPLQTYFRINAESSGQFERTLIIIDEGAQAHYIEGCTAPAYSSDSFHSGVIEIVVKEGARFRYSTIQNWSHNVYNLVTQRAAVYAGGVMEWVDGNLGSKVTMKYPACYLLEEGARGEVLSIAMAGRGQHQDAGAKIVHFAPHTSGTIVSKSISKDSGRSSYRGLVKIYEGAKGSKTNVECDALLLDEEARTDTYPYIEIEEKDASVGHEATVSKINDDQILYLQSRGLSEDEAAGLIVRGFIEPIAKELPLEYAVELNRLIELEMEGSVG, from the coding sequence ATGACCATCAATCCTGAAGTGAACGAGATCAACGCCACGTACGAGTACGGGTGGAGCAGCCCGGAACGCTACGCGATCAAGGCCCCCAAGGGCCTGAGCCGCGACGTCGTGGAGATGATCAGCAAGGCCAAGGACGAACCCCAGTGGATGCTGGATTTCCGCCTGAAGGCCCTGGACATCTTCCTGAGCAAGCCCATGCCCGAGTGGGGCGCAGATTTGAGCGGCCTGAACCTCGACGAGATCTACTATTACATCAAGCCCGAGGGCTTCAACGCGCGCAGCTGGGACGACGTGCCGGCCGACGTGAAGGAAACCTTCGAGCGTCTGGGCATCCCCGAGGCGGAGCGCGCCGCGCTGGCCGGTGTGGGCGCGCAGTACGAGAGTGAAATGGTGTACCACAACCTCAAGGAGGAGTGGGAGAAGCTCGGCGTGGTGTTCCTGAGCATCGAGGACGGCCTGAAGGAGTACCCGGAGCTGTTCCGCGAGCACTTCGCGACCATCGTGCCGCCCGAGGACAACAAGTTCGCGGCCGTGAACAGCGCCGTGTGGTCGGGCGGGAGCTTCGTGTACGTGCCCAAGGGCGTGAAGGTGGACATTCCCCTGCAGACGTACTTCCGCATCAACGCGGAGAGCAGCGGGCAGTTCGAGCGCACCCTGATCATCATCGACGAGGGCGCGCAGGCGCACTACATCGAGGGCTGCACCGCCCCCGCGTACAGCAGTGACTCCTTCCACTCCGGCGTGATCGAGATCGTCGTGAAGGAAGGCGCGCGCTTCCGCTACAGCACCATCCAGAACTGGAGTCACAACGTCTACAACCTCGTGACCCAGCGCGCCGCCGTGTACGCGGGCGGCGTCATGGAGTGGGTGGACGGGAACCTGGGCAGCAAGGTCACCATGAAGTACCCCGCCTGCTACCTCCTCGAGGAAGGCGCGCGCGGCGAGGTCCTGAGCATCGCCATGGCCGGCCGCGGCCAGCACCAGGACGCCGGGGCGAAGATCGTGCACTTCGCGCCCCACACGTCGGGCACCATCGTGTCCAAGAGCATCAGCAAGGACAGCGGACGCAGCAGCTACCGCGGCCTCGTGAAGATCTACGAGGGCGCCAAGGGCAGCAAGACGAACGTCGAATGCGACGCCCTCCTCCTCGACGAGGAAGCCCGCACCGACACCTACCCCTACATCGAGATCGAGGAAAAGGACGCCAGCGTCGGCCACGAAGCCACCGTCTCCAAGATCAACGACGACCAGATCCTGTACCTCCAGAGCCGCGGCCTGAGTGAAGACGAGGCGGCCGGCCTGATCGTGCGCGGCTTCATTGAACCCATCGCGAAGGAACTCCCTCTGGAGTACGCCGTGGAACTGAACCGCCTGATCGAACTGGAAATGGAAGGCTCGGTCGGCTGA